From Loxodonta africana isolate mLoxAfr1 chromosome 2, mLoxAfr1.hap2, whole genome shotgun sequence, the proteins below share one genomic window:
- the H3-4 gene encoding histone H3.1 yields the protein MARTKQTARKSTGGKAPRKQLATKVARKSAPATGGVKKPHRYRPGTVALREIRRYQKSTELLIRKLPFQRLVREIAQDFKTDLRFQGSAVVALQEACEAYLVGLFEDTNLCAIHAKRVTIMPKDIQLARRLRGERA from the coding sequence ATGGCTCGCACCAAGCAGACTGCTCGCAAGTCCACCGGCGGGAAAGCGCCTCGCAAGCAGCTGGCCACCAAAGTGGCCCGCAAGAGCGCCCCGGCTACCGGCGGCGTCAAGAAGCCGCACCGCTACCGGCCGGGCACCGTGGCGCTGCGCGAGATCCGCCGCTACCAGAAGTCCACCGAGCTGCTGATCCGCAAGCTGCCCTTCCAGCGCCTGGTCCGGGAGATTGCGCAGGACTTCAAGACCGACCTGCGCTTCCAGGGCTCGGCCGTGGTGGCGCTGCAGGAGGCCTGCGAGGCCTACCTGGTGGGGCTGTTCGAGGACACCAACCTGTGCGCCATCCACGCCAAGCGTGTCACCATCATGCCCAAAGACATCCAGCTCGCGCGCCGGCTCCGCGGGGAGCGGGCCTAA
- the LOC100671226 gene encoding histone H2A type 3, with protein MSGRGKQGGKARSKAKSRSSRAGLQFPVGRVHRLLRKGNYSERVGAGAPVYLAAVLEYLTAEILELAGNAARDNKKTRIIPRHLQLAIRNDEELNKLLGRVTIAQGGVLPNIQAVLLPKKTESHHKAKGK; from the coding sequence ATGTCTGGCCGTGGGAAACAGGGCGGTAAGGCGCGCTCAAAGGCCAAGTCGCGCTCGTCCCGCGCGGGGCTGCAGTTCCCGGTGGGCCGCGTGCACCGCCTGCTCCGCAAGGGCAACTACTCGGAGCGCGTCGGGGCCGGCGCGCCGGTGTACTTGGCGGCCGTGCTCGAGTACCTGACGGCCGAGATCCTGGAGCTGGCGGGCAACGCGGCCCGCGACAACAAGAAGACGCGCATCATCCCGCGCCACCTGCAGCTGGCCATCCGCAACGATGAGGAGCTCAACAAGCTGTTGGGCCGCGTGACCATCGCGCAGGGCGGCGTCCTGCCCAACATCCAGGCCGTGCTGCTGCCCAAGAAGACCGAGAGCCACCACAAGGCCAAGGGCAAGTGA
- the LOC100670942 gene encoding histone H2B type 3-B: MPDPSKSAPAPKKGSKKAVTKAQKKDGKKRKRSRKESYSIYVYKVLKQVHPDTGISSKAMGIMNSFVNDIFERIASEASRLAHYNKRSTITSREVQTAVRLLLPGELAKHAVSEGTKAVTKYTSSK, encoded by the coding sequence ATGCCTGATCCGTCCAAATCAGCTCCTGCGCCCAAGAAAGGCTCTAAGAAGGCAGTTACCAAAGCCCAGAAGAAAGACGGCAAGAAGCGCAAACGCAGCCGTAAAGAGAGCTATTCCATTTACGTGTACAAGGTGCTGAAGCAGGTGCACCCGGACACCGGCATCTCGTCCAAGGCCATGGGCATCATGAACTCCTTCGTCAACGACATCTTCGAGCGCATCGCCAGCGAGGCCTCCCGCTTGGCGCACTACAACAAGCGCTCCACCATCACCTCCCGGGAGGTGCAGACGGCTGTGCGCCTGCTGCTGCCCGGGGAGCTGGCCAAGCACGCCGTGTCCGAGGGCACCAAGGCCGTCACCAAGTACACCAGCTCCAAGTGA
- the LOC100670660 gene encoding histone H2B type 3-B-like: MPDPSRSAPAPKKGSKKAITKVQKKDGKKRKRGRKESYSIYVYKVLKQVHPDTGISSKAMGIMNSFVNDIFERIASEASRLAHYNKRSTITSREVQTAVRLLLPGELAKHAVSEGTKAVTKYTSSK; this comes from the coding sequence ATGCCAGATCCTTCTCGGTCGGCTCCCGCCCCTAAGAAAGGCTCCAAAAAGGCCATCACCAAGGTTCAGAAGAAAGACGGCAAGAAGCGCAAGCGCGGCCGTAAGGAGAGCTACTCCATTTACGTGTACAAGGTGCTGAAGCAGGTGCACCCGGACACCGGCATCTCGTCCAAGGCCATGGGCATCATGAACTCCTTCGTCAACGACATCTTCGAGCGCATCGCCAGCGAGGCCTCCCGCCTGGCGCACTACAACAAGCGCTCCACCATCACCTCCCGGGAGGTGCAGACGGCTGTGCGCCTGCTGCTGCCCGGGGAGCTGGCCAAGCACGCCGTGTCCGAGGGCACCAAGGCCGTCACCAAGTACACCAGCTCCAAGTGA